Proteins encoded within one genomic window of Eleutherodactylus coqui strain aEleCoq1 chromosome 1, aEleCoq1.hap1, whole genome shotgun sequence:
- the LOC136628289 gene encoding E3 SUMO-protein ligase ZNF451-like has translation MDREETTNEEEMQTEGSRNSEDEIEFVSEGQLRPVLECVDLLSSDDETPNCYVNRPIKDHIDRQKDQVASTLDRLAREVEIKKQQKADKNKAFQAKLESQHAHGLQELEFIKDLPGKHAARMCVNEWVKMPSLKPGSVSASRRSFCRSNDPSPRQSQSITCPVMNCNRKFENGQLLLGHLKRFDHSPCDPTIALHGVCSNLYSCVLCRARFASIGAYNEHLTAKAALADGHEKRLPSLLIQCFACPACFLLFYQRDDCLKHMSANDHFKKTIVFKDEKGVPCPIPMPTYAKNVLIGLCKDVSFHIVCSSCRLELRSYQELTAHFRTRCRKAGPVSLSEKSIGDVAAVFQLHAYCPYCRQALSTDAHIARHVEKNNHNVKRIACIEESILAFCYINEGAKTPSDICSSAANARLKPCTLKRTLHDNISSSNFQKCKKENQTATTNDCHVKNEPDVLTKAWFCECLRQFPSEKAAEKHIMTANRIFHKCMVCGKLAEDLGVIRLHMSRFHGGAHLSNFRFSCQICHVELARIEKAMAHVSDCHAGHSFYYEDDVSEQPSTSAPCRQLEEEESPAVPPQSAKGMWQCHICEDMFDSEETVQQHCKSLSIHQFHKYFCDACKKKFHKLDTLLRHCQGQHDGDLKMKFFCGLCEDLYFDDEKDFLAHYESFHGLDYGFVPNQIQSPSKRPEESSTGAKNRLTCGCLVQYADKAKRKEDTALCLTQLFAKGRLWYSCSLCSTTDQTHEGISSHICKKSGDSGSTNFIVKCSICSKSFSDANGAQHHYHTKHCFHEKAHIGSKPCSSKDEVFKFTASGTCVSKKPLKTEHAHTRRLNYEAHGRSPEFSKNTSSSHSVKNGIEPMDISTDTGVDEGELPDLEFLQTMTHIVFVDLDNWAQFFTHLPGQLNQGTFVWGFQGGRNNWKPPIKCKIYKYLSNTGCFFLHPSCSNRKDAADFAICLHAGRLDETLPKQIPFTILSGDKGFLELEDQFKKTQRPAHILNPHHLGGDMMCALLNSIAETTQETDEMERSTIELAEEANIEEAIRRSLVEI, from the exons ATGGATCGCGAGGAGACGACTAACGAGGAAGAAATGCAGACAGAAGGAAGCCGGAACAGCGAGGATGAGATTGAGTTTGTCAGT GAAGGCCAGCTGAGACCTGTCCTGGAATGCGTTGACCTGCTCAGCAGCGATGATGAGACTCCGAACTGTTATGTAAAT AGACCCATAAAGGACCATATTGATCGTCAGAAGGATCAGGTGGCTTCAACACTTGATCGTCTTGCGCGTGAGGTTGAAATAAAAAAGCAGCAGAAAGCtgacaaaaataaagcatttcaG GCAAAGTTGGAGTCTCAGCATGCTCATGGTTTGCAAGAGCTAGAATTTATCAAGGATCTCCCTGGCAAACATGCTGCACGAATGTGTGTCAACGAGTGGGTGAAGATGCCAA GCCTGAAACCCGGTAGTGTGTCTGCCAGCCGGCGAAGTTTCTGTAGGTCCAATGACCCCAGTCCTAGGCAGAGTCAGTCAATCACATGCCCTGTTATGAACTGCAACAGGAAATTTGAGAATGGACAACTGCTCCTGGGTCATCTCAAGAG GTTTGATCATTCACCATGTGACCCAACTATTGCTCTTCATGGGGTTTGTAGCAACCTGTACTCTTGTGTTCTGTGTCGTGCACGCTTTGCAAGCATTGGAGCGTATAACGAGCATCTCACAGCCAAG GCAGCGTTGGCTGATGGCCATGAGAAACGGCTGCCTTCACTGCTAATCCAGTGCTTCGCCTGTCCAGCCTGCTTCCTACTCTTCTACCAAAGAGATGACTGTCTGAAACACATGTCTGCGAATGATCACTTCAAGAAAACTATTGTTTTCAAAG ATGAGAAGGGAGTTCCATGTCCTATTCCTATGCCGACGTATGCAAAAAACGTTCTGATTGGTCTTTGTAAAGACGTGTCTTTCCATATCGTCTGTTCGTCTTGTCGCCTGGAGCTCCGCTCTTATCAGGAGCTCACCGCTCATTTCAG AACACGGTGCCGAAAAGCCGGTCCAGTTTCCCTCTCGGAAAAAAGCATAGGAGATGTTGCTGCGGTCTTCCAACTCCACGCCTATTGTCCATATTGCAGACAAGCTTTAAGTACTGACGCTCACATTGCAAGGCATGTTGAAAAAAACAACCATAACGTAAAGCGGATTGCCTGTATAGAGGAATCTATCCTGGCCTTCTGTTATATCAATGAAGGAGCTAAAACACCATCTGATATCTGCTCGTCTGCTGCAAACGCTAGACTTAAACCTTGCACACTCAAGAGGACCTTACATGATAATATTTCTAGTAGTAATttccaaaaatgcaaaaaagaaaatcaaacagCAACTACTAATGACTGCCATGTGAAAAATGAGCCAGATGTCCTAACAAAAGCATGGTTTTGCGAATGTCTTCGACAATTTCCTTCGGAGAAAGCTGCTGAAAAGCATATTATGACAGCCAACAGAATTTTCCACAAATGCATGGTATGCGGCAAGCTTGCTGAAGACTTGGGCGTTATTCGCCTGCATATGAGCAGATTCCATGGGGGGGCACACCTGAGTAATTTCCGCTTCTCGTGTCAGATATGTCACGTAGAACTGGCAAGAATTGAAAAGGCCATGGCACATGTTTCAGACTGCCATGCGGGGCATTCGTTTTATTATGAAGATGATGTCTCGGAACAGCCTTCTACATCTGCTCCTTGTAGACAATTGGAAGAGGAAGAAAGCCCAGCAGTGCCACCGCAGTCTGCTAAAGGCATGTGGCAGTGTCATATATGTGAAGACATGTTTGATTCGGAAGAGACTGTCCAGCAGCACTGCAAGTCTCTAAGCATACATCAGTTCCACAAATACTTCTGTGATGCCTGTAAAAAGAAGTTTCATAAGCTGGACACCTTACTCAGACACTGCCAGGGTCAACATGATGGAGACCTGAAGATGAAGTTCTTCTGTGGCCTCTGTGAGGATCTCTACTTTGATGACGAAAAGGACTTTCTTGCCCACTACGAGAGCTTCCATGGCTTAGATTATGGATTTGTTCCAAATCAGATCCAGTCCCCATCTAAAAGACCAGAAGAGTCCTCTACTGGAGCCAAAAACCGCCTGACTTGTGGCTGTCTAGTACAATATGCTGACAAAGCTAAGCGGAAGGAGGACACAGCCCTATGCTTGACTCAACTGTTTGCGAAAGGAAGACTTTGGTACAGCTGCTCATTGTGCTCGACAACTGACCAAACCCATGAAGGAATAAGTAGCCATATTTGTAAGAAGAGTGGAGACTCTGGCAGCACAAATTTTATTGTCAAGTGCAGCATCTGCTCAAAGTCCTTTTCTGATGCTAATGGTGCACAACATCATTATCACACGAAGCACTGTTTCCATGAAAAAGCCCACATTGGTAGTAAGCCTTGTTCATCCAAGGATGAGGTGTTTAAGTTCACAGCCAGTGGCACCTGTGTATCGAAGAAGCCATTGAAGACAGAGCATGCCCATACAAGAAGGCTAAATTACGAAGCTCATGGCAGATCTCCAGAGTTTTCCAAAAATACGTCTAGTTCACACTCTGTGAAAAATGGAATAGAACCCATGGATATTTCTACAGATACAG GTGTTGATGAAGGTGAATTGCCGGATTTGGAATTTCTTCAAACAATGACCCACATAGTTTTTGTCGACTTGGACAACTGGGCACAGTTTTTTACTCATCTGCCAGGGCAGCTGAACCAGGGAACTTTTGTCTGGGGATTTCAAG GTGGAAGAAATAATTGGAAGCCCCCTATCAAATGCAAGATTTATAAGTACCTGTCGAACACTGGCTGCTTCTTCCTTCATCCCTCCTGCAGTAATAGGAAAGATGCCGCTGACTTTGCTATTTGTCTGCAT GCGGGTCGCCTAGATGAGACACTACCCAAGCAAATCCCATTCACCATTCTCTCGGGTGACAAAGGATTTTTGGAGTTGGAGGACCAGTTCAAAAAAACTCAGCGTCCTGCTCATATCCTTAACCCGCATCATTTAGGAGGCGACATGATGTGTGCCTTGCTGAACAGCATAGCGGAGACAACACAAG